From a single Aricia agestis chromosome 17, ilAriAges1.1, whole genome shotgun sequence genomic region:
- the LOC121735455 gene encoding probable G-protein coupled receptor CG31760, producing MRAPRRLSSALLLPIALLSLPRVHATNATTYREELESSLRVVHAVATGATGKLCVTHRYGQLRAPLHASRWDAARARADIAASILHQLGLENAEYLMAVSQGLVMGASASERAVGSRAVVLRADGVVNSAVSWERYAAEPVAVKSPEREKPLDTEYPWFVSAHEVDTLRSPKFMPSPPDATMEGWWTYPYYSCEAKRWLMSYTVPVSTVRGFKGVVSLDVDISSLEINQCEDYSDEQNDNQIYSFHGTHKCPNETTYCSYRANRDAGRHAGWARGAYVCKCRPGYYSPTHPEGFNGSLVEVAYQEWEEGGAARWSAAYSCVPCAPGCDACRGPEPCLATYNWPFRISLLVISVSCAALTVVLTIYTRHHRRVKVFRVASPVFLSITLLGCAIMYLEMAAIFPVLDRYSCIATKWTRHMGFCITYTALLMKTWRVSLTYRVKSAHKLKLTDKQLLQWMAPILLIMLVYLGTWTLSAPPDAEVITDNLGLKFKQCTYNWWDHSLAIGEILFLLWGVRVCYRVRHAESLYNEARLISIAIYNIFTVNSLMIAFHLLILPQAGPDIKYLLGFIRTQLSTTTTVLLVFLPKVLRVVRGTGDTWDSRARARGVPASSSLNGIGLVPDEPPDLYQENDELKEEIQKLAAQIEFMKIVQMEMNNRHLRPRPGGYFTAVTTAPQSPMHAKTASQETEWSGRV from the exons ATGCGAGCGCCGCGGCGCCTGTCCAGCGCGCTGCTCCTGCCCATCGCGCTGCTGTCCCTGCCGCGAGTGCATGCCACCAACGCGACCACGTACAGG GAGGAGCTGGAGTCTTCCCTTCGCGTGGTGCACGCGGTGGCGACGGGCGCGACGGGCAAGCTGTGCGTCACGCACCGCTACGGCCAGCTGCGCGCGCCGCTGCACGCCTCGCGCTGGGACGCGGCGCGGGCGCGAGCCGACATCGCAGCGAGCATCTTGCACCAACTGGGATTGGAGAACGCTG aGTACCTGATGGCGGTATCCCAGGGTCTGGTGATGGGTGCTAGTGCATCAGAACGCGCGGTGGGCTCCCGTGCGGTAGTCCTTCGTGCTGACGGTGTCGTCAACAGCGCGGTGTCGTGGGAACGGTATGCAGCTGAGCCTGTTGCAGTGAAATCTCCAGAGCGTGAAAAACCCCTGGATACGGAGTATCCGTG GTTCGTCTCAGCTCACGAGGTGGACACGCTGCGATCGCCAAAGTTCATGCCGTCTCCGCCCGATGCGACCATGGAAGGGTGGTGGACGTACCCCTATTACAGCTGCGAGGCGAAGCGTTGGCTCATGTCGTATACTGTCCCGGTGTCTACTGTAAGGGG GTTCAAAGGCGTAGTATCATTGGACGTAGATATATCGAGCTTAGAGATCAACCAATGCGAAGACTACAGCGACGAACAAAATGACAACCAGATTTATTCCTTCCACGGCACACACAAATGTCCCAACGAAACTACATAC tGTTCGTACCGCGCGAACCGCGACGCCGGTCGGCACGCGGGGTGGGCGCGCGGCGCGTACGTGTGCAAGTGCCGGCCGGGGTACTACTCGCCCACACATCCGGAGGGATTCAACGGCTCGCTAGTCGAAG TTGCATATCAAGAGTGGGAGGAGGGCGGGGCCGCGAGGTGGAGCGCGGCGTACTCGTGCGTGCCGTGCGCGCCCGGCTGCGACGCCTGCCGCGGCCCCGAGCCCTGTCTCGCTACTTACAACTGGCCCTTCCG GATATCTCTGCTGGTGATCTCAGTGAGCTGCGCAGCGCTGACGGTGGTGTTGACCATCTACACGCGCCACCACCGCCGCGTTAAAGTGTTCCGCGTCGCCAGCCCCGTCTTCCTCTCCATCACGCTGCTCGGCTGCGCCATCATGTACCTCGAG ATGGCAGCGATATTTCCCGTTCTGGACCGTTACTCGTGTATCGCCACCAAATGGACTCGGCACATGGGATTCTGCATCACATACACCGCACTACTCATGAAGACATGGAG AGTATCACTAACATATCGCGTGAAGTCAGCCCACAAGCTGAAGCTGACGGACAAGCAGCTGCTGCAGTGGATGGCGCCGATCCTCCTCATCATGCTCGTCTACCTCGGCACCTGGACGCTCTCCGCCCCGCCTGACGCTGAAGTG ATAACTGATAATTTGGGACTAAAATTTAAACAATGCACCTACAATTGGTGGGACCACAGTTTAGCCATTG GTGAAATCCTGTTCCTGCTGTGGGGTGTACGCGTGTGTTACCGCGTGCGTCACGCCGAGAGTCTGTACAATGAGGCGCGACTCATCTCCATCGCGATATACAACATATTCACCGTCAATTCGCTGATGATCGCTTTCCA CTTGCTAATTCTGCCGCAAGCGGGGCCGGACATCAAGTATCTGCTGGGCTTCATCAGGACACAGCTGTCCACTACTACTACCGTACTACTGGTGTTTTTACCCAAG GTACTACGCGTGGTGCGCGGCACGGGCGACACGTGGGACAGTCGTGCGCGCGCCCGCGGCGTGCCAGCCTCGTCCTCGCTCAACGGCATCGGCCTCGTGCCCGACGAGCCCCCGGACCTCTACCAGGAGAATGACGAGCTCAAG GAGGAGATCCAGAAGTTGGCGGCCCAGATCGAGTTCATGAAGATAGTCCAGATGGAGATGAACAACCGGCACCTGCGGCCGCGGCCGGGCGGGTACTTCACCGCCGTCACCACCGCGCCGCAGAGCCCCATGCACGCCAAGACCGCCTCGCAG